A genomic segment from Glycine soja cultivar W05 chromosome 18, ASM419377v2, whole genome shotgun sequence encodes:
- the LOC114396914 gene encoding uncharacterized protein LOC114396914 codes for MARSPDKIKSIDGSKETLKLSVRISDLWFIDTPNKSEQAEMVFVDSDGDEIHAYRVCDHQFKLVFIGVTVVRECVLEDIPFRKYRFAGFADVVAGQFEPRLLVDVIGVVEEVVFHQVSGKGRRVVFKLKDLSQQLLSCTLWDDYCLQFLKFLDDYEGDGPIRVLLTHGRIKEAQGSYPPSVSNSFKASKLIINQPVMEIQEFNERLAELGIEARSGFKSHGEGSTQLSGSIQLSSKESFFGKAEAKTIADINTISEDGDVDLNVSPQTLDKLLGYELAFKIKVQPKFRNSAVLKCSADSSLINVVMDMLADAEQSLSVIANHDPLLGLPLTPTKRQSFQDCDDEAGTSQISLAHLSSNKLKKHGAI; via the exons ATGGCACGTTCTCCAGACAAGATAAAAAGCATCGATggctcaaaagaaactcttaaaCTTAGTGTGAGGATCAGTGATCTATGGTTTATTGACACGCCTAACAAATCTGAGCAAGCTGAGATGGTGTTTGTGGACTCCGAC GGTGATGAGATCCACGCT TACAGAGTGTGTGATCACCAATTTAAATTGGTGTTTATTGGGGTTACTGTTGTGAGGGAGTGTGTTCTAGAGGACATCCCTTTTAGAAAATACAGGTTTGCTGGATTTGCGGATGTTGTGGCTGGCCAGTTTGAACCTAGGCTATTGGTTG ATGTTATTGGTGTTGTGGAGGAGGTTGTCTTTCACCAAGTTTCAGGAAAAGGTAGAAGGGTAGTCTTTAAACTAAAGGACTTGAG CCAGCAATTGCTATCTTGCACTTTGTGGGATGATTATTGCTTGCAATTTTTAAAGTTCTTAGATGATTATGAAGGTGATGGCCCAATTAGAGTTCTATTGACCCATGGTAGAATAAAGGAAGCTCAGG gaTCTTATCCCCCATCGGTCAGCAATTCTTTCAAGGCTTCAAAGTTAATTATTAACCAACCCGTGATGGAGATTCAAGAATTCAATGAACG GCTTGCAGAGTTGGGCATTGAGGCCCGATCAGGTTTTAAATCCCATGGTGAAGGGAGTACACAACTTTCAGGTTCTATCCAATTATCATCAAAGGAATCATTCTTTGGGAAGGCTGAGGCAAAGACTATTGCTGACATTAATACCATCTCTGAA GATGGTGATGTTGATTTGAATGTTTCACCCCAAACACTTGATAAGCTGCTGGGTTATGAACTTGCTTTCAAGATAAAGGTGCAACCCAAGTTCAGGAATTCTGCTGTTTTGAAGTGTTCAGCTGACTCAAGCTTAATAAATGTTGTGATGGATATGCTAGCTGATGCTGAG CAATCCCTGTCTGTGATAGCAAACCATGATCCACTGCTTGGACTTCCCTTGACGCCTACAAAGCGACAGTCATTTCAAGATTGTGATGATGAAGCAGGGACCTCTCAAATTTCACTTGCACATCTTTCATCCaacaaattaaagaaacatGGCGCAATTTAG